The Triticum dicoccoides isolate Atlit2015 ecotype Zavitan chromosome 6A, WEW_v2.0, whole genome shotgun sequence genome has a window encoding:
- the LOC119317389 gene encoding tRNA pseudouridine synthase A-like, with protein MAAASPPPSPPHPKRPKMSSSSDPEPEPTSLSAAGADPGQPRRRYKRRKVAIILAYCGAGYQGMQKNPGARTIEGDLEEALYQAGAVPEADRAAPARYEWARAARTDKGVSAAAQVVSGRFYVDPPGFIDRLNAKLAPQIRAFGYVRVTNSFSAKKFCDRRRYVYLLPVLALDPSAHPDREAVKASAGSENQLAKCVECSERGRKVPDIMGREGKLPDSEEEKVLDTPGEETVASHGELGDAKSVPASPVTETCDGETRLGGDVMIDIPSSGNGTEAQNAELGSNGAGKFDIEPALGTCDSEAVPTSASETICSDSTLGSVDVVASVVAEKENNFEPADSEKERMQAINIQKENGEESPLLKNTFAYTDEVKEKFNRILKHYVGTRNFHNFTTRTKAEDPAAKRYIISFTANSVVSLDGIDFVRCEVVGQSFMLHQIRKMVGLAVAVMRNCAPESIYDVAFRKDIRLNVPTAPEVGLHLDECMFTSYNSKWMDTHEAVSIEPYAEEAEEFKIKYIFPHIAAMEHKEGAVALWLHALNSRNYPDFRYMETAGSEAKVGAEVENMEEVQMPSNNISE; from the exons atggccgccgcctcgccgccgccctcccCGCCCCATCCAAAGCGCCCCAAGATGTCCTCCTCCTCCGACCCCGAGCCGGAGCCCACCTCGCTGTCTGCCGCCGGGGCCGATCCCGGGCAGCCTCGCCGCCGCTACAAGCGCCGCAAGGTGGCCATCATCCTGGCCTACTGCGGCGCGGGGTATCAGGGTATGCAGAAGAATCCGGGCGCGCGCACCATCGAGGGCGATCTCGAGGAGGCGCTCTACCAGGCGGGCGCCGTCCCGGAAGCCGACCGTGCCGCGCCCGCCCGATACGAGTGGGCACGCGCAGCGCGCACCGATAAGGGCGTGAGCGCCGCCGCGCAAGTTGTCTCCGGACGCTTCTACGTCGACCCGCCGGGATTCATCGACCGCCTGAATGCGAAACTCGCGCCACAGATCCGGGCCTTTGGCTACGTGCGCGTCACCAACTCCTTCAGCGCTAAGAAGTTCTGCGACCGCCGGAGGTATGTGTACCTGCTCCCCGTCTTGGCGCTCGACCCCAGCGCACACCCAGACCGCGAGGCTGTCAAGGCAAGCGCGGGGAGTGAGAACCAACTTGCGAAGTGCGTGGAGTGCTCCGAGAGGGGGAGGAAGGTGCCAGATATTATGGGCCGGGAGGGGAAGTTGCCCGACTCCGAGGAGGAGAAGGTTCTTGATACGCCTGGAGAGGAAACTGTGGCCTCTCATGGAGAATTAGGGGATGCAAAATCTGTTCCAGCAAGCCCTGTTACTGAGACTTGTGATGGCGAGACTAGGCTGGGGGGTGATGTAATGATTGATATACCGAGCTCTGGTAATGGAACAGAAGCTCAAAATGCTGAACTGGGATCAAATGGGGCAGGAAAATTTGATATTGAACCTGCACTTGGTACTTGCGATTCTGAAGCTGTACCAACCAGCGCCAGTGAGACCATCTGTTCTGATTCAACCTTAGGTTCAGTTGATGTCGTTGCTTCAGTTGTAGCTGAGAAGGAGAATAATTTTGAGCCTGCAGATAGTGAAAAGGAGAGAATGCAAGCTATAAATATTCAgaaggagaatggagaagaaagtccCCTTCTGAAAAACACATTTGCTTACACTGATGAAGTTAAAGAGAAGTTCAATAGGATCCTCAAGCATTATGTTGGAACCCGCAATTTCCACAACTTCACCACAAGAACTAAGGCTGAGGATCCTGCAGCCAAGAGGTACATCATTTCCTTCACTGCCAATAGCGTTGTTAGTCTGGATGGGATTGATTTTGTCAGATGTGAGGTTGTCGGGCAGAGTTTCATGCTTCATCAGATCCGGAAGATGGTTGGCCTTGCTGTAGCAGTGATGAGGAACTGTGCACCTGAGTCAATCTATGACGTTGCCTTCCGCAA GGATATCAGACTTAATGTGCCTACTGCACCCGAGGTTGGACTGCACCTTGATGAATGCATGTTTACCTCATATaactcaaaatggatggatacacaTGAGGCAGTTTCAATTGAACCCTATGCTGAGGAGGCTGAAGAGTTCAAGATCAAGTACATCTTCCCTCATATTGCTGCAATGGAACACAAGGAGGGAGCTGTAGCACTCTGGTTGCATGCGTTGAACAGCAGAAACTATCCAGATTTCCGCTACATGGAGACTGCTGGATCTGAGGCAAAGGTTGGGGCTGAAGTTGAGAATATGGAAGAAGTGCAAATGCCAAGTAATAATATAAGCGAGTAA
- the LOC119319399 gene encoding protein GDAP2 homolog, which produces MVGTVAKNVTTEPEQLLERSRAITVQGGDKRGRAVVRIVGKYFPARALGGRAEEALKAHLRRRVLPEVGEREFVVVYMHSLVDRGDNFPGLGAIRAAYECMPAAAKEKLRAVYFVHPGIQARLFFATFGRFLFSSGLYEKLRYMSRLEYLWAHIDKGELEVPEFARRHDDELERRPLMDYGIEAADRCCMFDAASMDTPASLRSLRCIS; this is translated from the exons aTGGTGGGTACCGTTGCCAAGAACGTGACGACCGAGCCGGAGCAGCTGCTGGAGCGCAGCCGGGCGATCACCGTGCAGGGCGGCGACAAACGGGGCCGCGCCGTCGTCAGGATCGTCGGCAAGTACTTCCCCG CGCGCGCGCTGGGCGGGCGGGCGGAGGAGGCGCTGAAGGCGCACCTGCGGAGGCGGGTGCTCCCGGAGGTCGGGGAGCGGGAGTTCGTGGTGGTGTACATGCACTCCCTCGTCGACCGCGGCGACAACTTCCCCGGCCTGGGCGCCATCCGCGCGGCGTACGAGTGCATGCCGGCCGCGGCCAAGGAGAAACTGCGCGCCGTCTACTTCGTGCACCCCGGCATCCAGGCCCGGCTCTTCTTCGCAACCTTCGGCCGGTTCCTCTTCAGCTCCGG GTTGTACGAGAAGCTGAGGTACATGAGCAGGCTCGAATACCTGTGGGCGCACATAGACAAGGGGGAGCTGGAGGTCCCGGAGTTCGCGCGGCGGCACGATGACGAGCTCGAGCGCCGCCCGCTCATGGACTACGGAATCGAGGCCGCCGACCGCTGCTGCATGTTCGACGCCGCGTCCATGGACACACCGGCGTCCCTGCGCTCGTTACGGTGCATCTCCTAG